Proteins encoded within one genomic window of Bacteroidia bacterium:
- a CDS encoding type I restriction-modification system subunit M: MASKEQKQLGKTLWDIADELRGAMNADDFRDYMLSFLFLRYLSHNYEEAAKKELGKDYPLSPSKEVKADFVVPPPLEIWYKKNKEDIEDFEKQMRRKVHYVIEPKYLWSNITELARTQNEKLLTTLDKGFRYIENESFESTFKGLFSEINLNSEKLGKTQKERNDKLCKIITKIAEGIADFSTDTDTLGDAYEYLIGQFAAGSGKKAGEFYTPQQISTILSRIVILDSHDPKTGPKPKLDNVLDFACGSGSLLLNVRTQLKENGGTIGKIYGQETNITTYNLARMNMLLHGMKDTEFDIFHGDTLLNQWSLLNEMNPSKKEEFDAIVANPPFSLRWEPNDTLAEDFRFKSYGLAPKSAADFAFLLHGFHFLKQNGTMAIILPHGVLFRSGAEEKIRTKLLTENSIDTIIGLPSNLFYSTGIPVCILVLKKCKKKEDVLFINASEHFEKEKRQNTLDEKHINRIVETYQYRRDIDRYSRKVSMDEIKKNGYNLNISRYVSTSQDESKINLKEVNTKLVLINKRIKTNTDKHNEFLKELGLNLI, from the coding sequence AAAACAATTAGGCAAGACACTTTGGGATATAGCAGACGAACTGCGGGGTGCAATGAATGCGGATGATTTCCGTGATTATATGCTGTCGTTTCTTTTTCTAAGGTATCTATCGCACAATTACGAAGAAGCCGCAAAAAAAGAATTAGGCAAAGATTATCCGCTAAGTCCTTCGAAAGAGGTAAAGGCTGACTTTGTTGTTCCCCCACCATTGGAAATATGGTATAAAAAGAACAAAGAAGATATAGAGGATTTTGAAAAGCAAATGCGTAGAAAAGTGCATTATGTTATCGAACCAAAATATCTATGGAGTAATATAACCGAGTTAGCTCGAACACAAAATGAAAAGCTGCTTACCACGCTGGACAAAGGTTTCAGATACATTGAAAACGAATCATTCGAGAGTACCTTTAAAGGTTTGTTTTCAGAAATCAACCTTAATTCAGAAAAATTAGGTAAAACTCAAAAAGAACGAAATGATAAACTTTGCAAGATAATCACTAAGATAGCGGAAGGAATTGCGGATTTTTCGACAGACACCGATACGCTTGGAGATGCTTATGAATATTTGATTGGTCAATTTGCAGCAGGTTCAGGGAAGAAAGCAGGAGAGTTTTATACACCCCAACAAATCTCAACAATTCTTTCACGAATTGTAATTTTGGACTCCCACGACCCAAAGACTGGTCCAAAACCTAAACTTGATAACGTACTTGATTTTGCTTGTGGTTCGGGTTCTTTGCTCTTGAATGTGAGAACGCAATTAAAAGAAAATGGTGGAACTATAGGCAAAATCTACGGTCAGGAAACGAATATAACTACTTATAACCTTGCCAGAATGAATATGCTTTTACACGGCATGAAAGACACCGAGTTTGACATATTCCACGGAGACACTTTATTGAATCAATGGAGTTTATTAAATGAAATGAACCCAAGTAAAAAAGAGGAGTTTGATGCCATAGTAGCTAATCCACCTTTTAGTTTACGTTGGGAGCCTAACGACACCCTTGCAGAAGATTTTCGTTTCAAAAGTTATGGTTTAGCTCCTAAGTCAGCAGCCGACTTTGCTTTTCTGTTACACGGTTTTCACTTCTTAAAACAGAATGGAACAATGGCAATCATTTTGCCACACGGAGTTTTATTTCGAAGTGGTGCAGAAGAAAAAATACGCACCAAATTGTTAACAGAAAATTCTATTGATACAATTATTGGTTTACCATCAAACCTTTTTTATTCGACAGGTATTCCAGTATGTATTTTGGTTTTGAAGAAATGTAAAAAGAAGGAAGATGTATTGTTCATTAACGCAAGCGAACATTTTGAAAAGGAGAAGCGACAAAATACATTAGACGAAAAGCATATCAACAGAATTGTTGAAACATATCAATATCGCAGAGACATTGACAGGTATTCCCGTAAAGTTTCAATGGACGAAATCAAAAAGAACGGCTACAACCTGAATATTTCTCGTTATGTAAGCACATCACAAGACGAATCAAAAATTAACTTGAAAGAAGTAAACACAAAACTAGTATTAATAAATAAGAGAATTAAAACAAACACGGACAA